The Myxococcus fulvus genome has a window encoding:
- a CDS encoding type VI secretion system protein IglI family protein gives MADAALSLAPFDGTLLEKLLEGAPPAPTPDGEPDARVEAVTEAVAGGEYAQAARSAETLLREGQRDTRLVGIYLFGGFQERGLLAMPGMFHSIHHLLTDSLPAFGPEAKRDIFLESGLRWLLRSINKHLAHHEKKQDATWRRWCEADIRAPLEEALTLGEPILAAIPATLPKNGCEEPFRNLTHWLRRHIEALPPPAPVALVPPPAPEPVAVAAQPVASAQPAPVAVVAQPVVAPTPAPPPVPGVPISPQLALLIRKLEAFTLLLDKGELPKAGVVASDVMATVERFDPRVFLPSLFTSFFAGLSSHAHHLEPFLQEADSLPMRALEQLYRVDLDAFIAQKPPGGGEED, from the coding sequence ATGGCTGACGCGGCCCTCAGCCTGGCGCCCTTCGATGGCACCCTCCTCGAGAAGCTTCTCGAGGGCGCTCCTCCCGCGCCCACGCCGGACGGCGAGCCCGACGCCCGCGTCGAGGCCGTCACGGAGGCGGTCGCCGGCGGCGAGTACGCCCAGGCCGCTCGCAGCGCGGAGACGCTGCTGCGCGAGGGCCAGCGCGACACGCGGCTCGTCGGCATCTACCTCTTCGGCGGCTTCCAGGAGCGCGGCCTGCTGGCGATGCCGGGGATGTTCCACTCCATCCATCACCTGCTCACCGACAGCCTCCCCGCGTTCGGCCCGGAGGCCAAGCGCGACATCTTCCTGGAGAGCGGGCTGCGCTGGCTGCTGCGCTCCATCAACAAGCACCTGGCCCACCACGAGAAGAAGCAGGACGCCACGTGGCGGCGCTGGTGCGAGGCCGACATCCGCGCGCCGCTCGAGGAGGCCCTCACGCTGGGCGAGCCCATCCTCGCCGCCATCCCCGCCACGCTGCCCAAGAACGGCTGCGAGGAGCCCTTCCGCAACCTGACGCACTGGCTGCGCCGCCACATCGAGGCCCTGCCCCCGCCCGCCCCCGTCGCGCTCGTGCCCCCGCCCGCTCCGGAGCCCGTGGCCGTCGCCGCGCAGCCGGTGGCCTCCGCGCAGCCCGCGCCCGTGGCCGTCGTCGCGCAGCCCGTCGTCGCGCCGACGCCCGCGCCGCCTCCCGTGCCCGGCGTGCCCATCTCCCCGCAGCTCGCGCTGCTCATCCGCAAGCTGGAGGCCTTCACCCTCCTGCTCGACAAGGGCGAGCTGCCCAAGGCGGGCGTGGTGGCCTCCGACGTCATGGCCACGGTGGAGCGGTTCGATCCGCGCGTCTTCCTGCCGTCGCTCTTCACGAGCTTCTTCGCGGGCCTCAGCAGCCACGCGCACCACCTGGAACCCTTCCTGCAAGAGGCCGACTCGCTGCCGATGCGAGCGCTCGAGCAGCTCTACCGCGTCGACCTGGACGCGTTCATCGCACAAAAGCCGCCCGGCGGCGGAGAGGAGGACTGA
- the tssE gene encoding type VI secretion system baseplate subunit TssE yields the protein MGRASFLDKFATRADSGRASGKKGHSELEHVVRNLEAVLNTKEGYGFFRRDFGLGEYTEKYGTRELVETLTRELTEEISRHEPRLSNVELTMRGRDAGLWLHFGLVGTVGQERRKLRLRFDTLSGNVRVEEEP from the coding sequence ATGGGCCGAGCCTCCTTCCTCGACAAGTTCGCCACCCGCGCCGACTCCGGACGCGCGTCCGGCAAGAAGGGCCACAGCGAGCTGGAGCACGTGGTGCGCAACCTGGAGGCCGTGCTCAACACCAAGGAGGGCTACGGCTTCTTCCGCCGCGACTTCGGCCTGGGTGAGTACACGGAGAAGTACGGCACGCGGGAGCTGGTGGAGACGCTCACCCGCGAGCTGACCGAGGAGATTTCGCGCCACGAGCCGCGCCTGTCGAACGTGGAGTTGACGATGCGCGGGCGCGACGCGGGGCTGTGGCTGCACTTCGGCCTCGTCGGCACGGTGGGACAGGAGCGCCGCAAGCTGCGCCTGCGCTTCGACACCCTCAGCGGCAACGTCCGCGTGGAGGAGGAGCCATGA
- a CDS encoding AMP-binding protein, with product MPFDLREILRQTEATTNDGALPAWLRDSWSDAPGFIATLAAHHASRGGPAPKSRPGQHHDFFHDLVVRHADSAAPALRTWDGARWQLLGYRELADRASRRAAEWAAQGVKAGAKVALVHPLGPELLVSLLASLKLGACVSVLPPTGTHFLARRLARLEPAHISAEAHQTPLIKGHEALLLRSKGDAAPGFTSHTYKPGDTVALLFSPLVDPPDTPVPLTAERAWNGALVDGLLTFGLGAGDAFAAPGFHFLQHQPALLFATLLRGATYVHLEPAEVERAPARLTEVPLRSLGVSPALREALVRANKGPLRGVAHWFRSADDALDWESWRDWMRQCDVANVPHTHVLIDAAEGGTVLASRRHTGELHTALAPSPGRAWAFKDLNLSGQEAAGDVGLFTPLPDKGRPPPFVLLTRQREQYLFSGTRDTRREGRIYPAAEVIEALADLPFCHGASVTPAASAGTSRHAPHVLILFTGAEDAETFAKEQDARRVEVRRRLELRLGAEHLPDRVELFPLLPHRTKEGRIDEAWCRAQYLIGALHQKATDPMFQALTALRGRLRESVRAPGEDERTGSR from the coding sequence ATGCCCTTCGACCTCCGGGAAATCCTCCGCCAGACGGAAGCCACGACCAACGACGGCGCGCTTCCGGCCTGGCTGCGAGACAGCTGGAGCGACGCGCCCGGCTTCATCGCCACGCTCGCCGCCCACCACGCCAGCCGGGGTGGGCCAGCGCCCAAGAGCCGCCCGGGCCAGCACCACGACTTCTTCCACGACCTGGTCGTCCGTCACGCGGACTCCGCCGCGCCCGCGCTGCGCACCTGGGACGGCGCCCGGTGGCAGCTGCTCGGCTACCGCGAGCTGGCGGACCGGGCCTCGCGCCGCGCCGCCGAGTGGGCCGCCCAGGGCGTCAAGGCGGGCGCCAAGGTCGCGCTGGTGCACCCGCTGGGGCCGGAGCTGCTCGTGTCGCTGCTGGCCTCGCTGAAGCTGGGCGCGTGCGTCAGCGTGCTGCCCCCCACCGGCACCCACTTCCTGGCCCGCAGGCTCGCGCGCCTGGAGCCCGCCCACATCTCCGCGGAGGCCCACCAGACCCCGCTCATCAAGGGCCATGAGGCGCTCCTCCTGCGCTCCAAGGGCGACGCCGCGCCGGGCTTCACCTCCCACACGTACAAGCCCGGCGACACCGTGGCCCTGCTGTTCTCCCCGCTCGTCGACCCGCCGGACACGCCCGTGCCCCTCACGGCCGAGCGGGCGTGGAACGGCGCGCTCGTCGACGGGCTGCTCACCTTCGGCCTGGGCGCCGGGGACGCCTTCGCCGCGCCCGGCTTCCACTTCCTCCAGCACCAGCCCGCGCTCCTCTTCGCCACGCTCCTGCGCGGCGCCACCTATGTCCACCTGGAGCCCGCGGAGGTGGAGCGCGCGCCCGCCCGGCTCACGGAAGTGCCCCTGCGCTCGCTCGGCGTCTCCCCCGCGCTGCGCGAGGCGCTGGTCCGCGCCAACAAGGGCCCCTTGCGCGGCGTGGCCCACTGGTTCCGCTCCGCCGATGACGCGCTCGACTGGGAGTCGTGGCGCGACTGGATGCGCCAGTGCGACGTGGCCAACGTGCCCCACACCCACGTGCTCATCGACGCGGCCGAGGGCGGCACGGTGCTCGCGTCCCGAAGGCACACCGGCGAGCTTCACACCGCCCTGGCCCCCTCGCCGGGCCGCGCCTGGGCCTTCAAGGACCTCAACCTGAGCGGCCAGGAGGCCGCCGGCGACGTGGGCCTCTTCACGCCGCTGCCCGACAAGGGCCGCCCCCCGCCCTTCGTCCTGCTCACCCGCCAGCGCGAGCAGTACCTCTTCTCCGGCACCCGCGACACCCGCCGCGAGGGCCGCATCTATCCCGCCGCGGAGGTCATCGAGGCGCTCGCCGACCTGCCCTTCTGCCACGGCGCGTCCGTCACCCCCGCCGCCTCCGCCGGCACCTCCCGCCACGCACCCCACGTCCTGATCCTCTTCACCGGGGCGGAGGACGCGGAGACCTTCGCCAAGGAGCAGGACGCGCGCCGCGTCGAGGTCAGACGCAGGCTGGAGCTGCGCCTGGGCGCCGAGCACCTGCCGGACCGCGTCGAGCTCTTCCCCCTGCTCCCCCACCGGACGAAGGAGGGGCGCATCGACGAGGCCTGGTGCCGCGCCCAGTACCTGATCGGCGCGCTCCATCAGAAGGCCACGGATCCGATGTTCCAGGCCCTCACCGCGCTGCGCGGCCGGCTGCGGGAGAGCGTCCGGGCCCCGGGCGAGGACGAGCGTACAGGCTCGCGGTAA
- a CDS encoding type VI secretion system baseplate subunit TssF: MTRPKDRLHQDFLEEMASLERFRQRFHERYPAAPLEREDPDVRRLIEAMAFFSVQTRHATLHNLRSTWRRLFAGFFDFLLEPLPTRAVVQAQPMGKMGEAVLLPRGTELRLSPAEGEPGTFRLQRDLRVLPITLESTEVRPLVRGGHRLMLHFESRHERADAVGTMSLHVRHLDEYLPSLAVFHALRQHLREVSVVYGPPADEHVTGERCEVSFDREPPAPDDSETFSHPLQRLRSFFLFPETELFLHVAVPPSRGGWRRFSLCFDLAQAWTVGRSHRPDFLVPFAVPVENLRAEPAQVITTDGTRSEHPIRNMSAGRELALHSVTGVFEMTKTGLAPLRPAHLPGSGPGYEVEEVPSENGPSPHLVLRMPEAFTTPRKLVVEALWHQPRFASEASGRMSVSVPARHIEGLEWRLVGQLQPDRESPLRDDLTALTQLLAWKAQATLGLDELRSVLQHLGTPSEGPFRRCLPLLREMSVSRVPDSAMKGSGLRNVYEVVLEPFEEGFEPLVVTFLTRVRDLLDAWNHEATVELKATIAGQGPLAIPGAS; this comes from the coding sequence ATGACCCGCCCGAAGGACCGGCTGCACCAGGACTTCCTCGAGGAGATGGCCTCCCTCGAGCGCTTCCGCCAACGCTTCCACGAGCGCTACCCCGCCGCCCCCCTGGAGCGGGAGGACCCGGACGTGCGCCGCCTCATCGAGGCGATGGCGTTCTTCTCCGTGCAGACGCGCCACGCGACGCTGCACAACCTGCGCTCCACGTGGCGCCGGCTGTTCGCCGGCTTCTTCGACTTCCTCCTGGAGCCGCTGCCCACGCGCGCGGTGGTGCAGGCGCAGCCCATGGGGAAGATGGGCGAAGCGGTGCTGCTGCCGCGCGGCACGGAGCTGCGGCTGTCGCCCGCCGAGGGTGAGCCCGGCACCTTCCGCCTCCAGCGGGACTTGCGCGTGCTGCCCATCACCCTGGAGTCCACCGAGGTGCGCCCGCTGGTGCGGGGTGGCCACCGGCTGATGCTCCACTTCGAGTCGCGGCACGAGCGCGCGGACGCTGTCGGCACGATGAGCCTGCACGTGCGCCACCTGGACGAGTACCTGCCGTCCCTGGCGGTGTTCCACGCGCTGCGCCAGCACCTGCGCGAGGTCAGCGTGGTGTACGGGCCGCCCGCGGACGAGCACGTCACGGGCGAGCGGTGCGAGGTGTCGTTCGACCGGGAGCCGCCGGCGCCGGATGACTCGGAGACCTTCTCCCATCCGCTGCAGCGGCTGCGCTCGTTCTTCCTCTTCCCGGAGACGGAGCTCTTCCTCCACGTCGCGGTGCCGCCGTCGCGCGGCGGGTGGCGGCGCTTCAGCCTGTGCTTCGACCTGGCGCAGGCGTGGACGGTGGGCCGCTCCCACCGGCCGGACTTCCTGGTGCCCTTCGCGGTGCCGGTGGAGAACCTGCGCGCGGAGCCCGCACAGGTCATCACCACGGACGGCACCCGCTCCGAGCACCCCATCCGCAACATGAGCGCGGGGCGGGAGCTGGCGCTGCACTCGGTGACGGGCGTGTTCGAGATGACCAAGACGGGGCTCGCCCCGCTCAGGCCCGCGCACCTGCCCGGCAGCGGCCCTGGCTACGAGGTGGAGGAGGTGCCGTCGGAGAACGGCCCTTCCCCGCACCTGGTGCTGCGCATGCCGGAGGCCTTCACCACGCCGCGCAAGCTGGTGGTGGAGGCGCTGTGGCACCAGCCGCGCTTCGCCTCGGAGGCGTCGGGGCGGATGTCGGTGAGCGTGCCGGCGCGCCACATCGAGGGCCTGGAGTGGCGGCTGGTCGGCCAGCTCCAGCCGGACCGCGAGAGCCCCCTGCGGGATGACCTGACGGCGCTCACCCAGCTGCTCGCCTGGAAGGCCCAGGCCACGCTGGGGCTGGACGAGCTGCGCTCGGTGCTCCAGCACCTGGGCACGCCCTCCGAGGGCCCCTTCCGCCGGTGTCTGCCGCTGCTTCGCGAGATGAGCGTGTCGCGGGTGCCCGACAGCGCCATGAAGGGCTCTGGACTGAGGAACGTGTACGAGGTGGTGCTGGAGCCCTTCGAGGAGGGCTTCGAGCCGCTGGTGGTGACGTTCCTGACGCGGGTCCGAGATTTGCTGGATGCGTGGAACCACGAGGCGACGGTGGAGCTGAAGGCGACCATCGCCGGCCAAGGTCCCCTCGCCATCCCTGGAGCCTCCTGA
- a CDS encoding DotU family type IV/VI secretion system protein, translated as MKMTHWKAILLAYRHVDDLLERELGTVNLDPTLREHLSEGALDAMSRTLMSELDALRAVLETDLRHDDVEKVLQPFAFLVDEKVLARLSNEDAQHWPLLQLRAFGVDAGGDLFFELADTALRRPDTAPLLFEMLHFCLTAGFLGRHVGHPARLRDYREQLAARIPRPETQVGEAQTEAAPPPPTLYDFPWRYYAVTVSIIVAVPVVLWHLSN; from the coding sequence ATGAAGATGACGCACTGGAAAGCCATCCTCCTGGCCTACCGCCACGTGGATGACCTGCTCGAGCGGGAGCTGGGGACCGTGAACCTGGACCCCACCCTGCGCGAGCACCTGTCCGAGGGCGCCCTGGACGCGATGTCCCGCACGCTGATGAGCGAGCTGGACGCCCTGCGCGCGGTGCTGGAGACCGACCTGCGCCACGACGACGTGGAGAAGGTGCTCCAGCCCTTCGCCTTCCTGGTGGACGAGAAGGTGCTCGCCCGCCTGTCGAACGAGGACGCGCAGCACTGGCCGCTCTTGCAGCTGCGTGCGTTCGGCGTGGACGCGGGCGGCGACCTGTTCTTCGAGCTGGCGGACACCGCCCTGAGGCGCCCGGACACCGCGCCGCTGCTCTTCGAGATGCTGCACTTCTGCCTCACGGCGGGCTTCCTCGGCCGGCACGTGGGCCACCCGGCGCGGCTGCGCGACTACCGCGAGCAGCTGGCGGCCCGCATCCCCCGGCCGGAGACGCAGGTGGGCGAGGCGCAGACCGAGGCGGCGCCCCCTCCTCCCACCCTGTACGACTTCCCCTGGCGCTACTACGCCGTGACGGTGTCCATCATCGTCGCGGTGCCGGTGGTGCTCTGGCACCTGTCCAACTGA
- the tssC gene encoding type VI secretion system contractile sheath large subunit, giving the protein MAETSYLPGLFKSVRLERPTDAKPMISEKFVPTLDEKEVTIEARFMSALAALVQNVTPAETDSGDALRFDKGKVLDVVSRIDSMIDDQMNEILHHERFQQMESAWRGLDDLVANTNFKANIAIDLLDAARDELGQDFENNSADVFAGALFDKVYIQEYDQYGGRPFGAMVGLYEFSSSPGDIKWLRAMGKVANAAHCPFVAAVSPKFFGCEKVEEMEAIKDLEGALAHPRYGKWNELRDSEEAAYLGLTFPRYVLRLPWHPDKNPCDDLHFTENAQGDSSKYLWGNSSVLFARNMVKAFENSGWCQSIRGPKGGGLITGLPVDTFFLRGQEELKAPVEIAIPDYREFEFARCGFMPLVYRKGTSEATFFSTQSAKVSKRFKDPKDSENSQLVTNMAYTFSITRLAHYVKCIMRDNIGSTADAPYIQRQIDAWLAGYVTTVASPDDMTVRRFPFKATNVMVEQRTGEIGWYDCKVAVLPHIQFEGLNVELMLESRLG; this is encoded by the coding sequence ATGGCTGAAACCTCATATCTGCCTGGGTTGTTCAAGAGCGTGCGGCTGGAGCGTCCCACCGACGCCAAGCCGATGATCTCCGAGAAGTTCGTCCCCACGCTGGACGAGAAGGAAGTCACCATCGAGGCGCGCTTCATGTCCGCGCTCGCCGCCCTGGTGCAGAACGTCACGCCCGCGGAGACCGACTCGGGCGACGCGCTGCGCTTCGACAAGGGCAAGGTGCTCGACGTCGTCAGCCGCATCGACTCGATGATCGACGACCAGATGAACGAAATCCTCCACCACGAGCGCTTCCAGCAGATGGAGTCGGCGTGGCGCGGTCTGGATGACCTGGTCGCCAACACCAACTTCAAGGCGAACATCGCCATCGACCTGCTGGACGCGGCGCGCGACGAGCTGGGTCAGGACTTCGAGAACAACTCCGCGGACGTGTTCGCGGGGGCGCTGTTCGACAAGGTCTACATCCAGGAGTACGACCAGTACGGCGGCCGTCCCTTCGGCGCCATGGTGGGCCTGTACGAGTTCTCCTCCTCGCCCGGCGACATCAAGTGGCTGCGCGCGATGGGCAAGGTGGCCAACGCCGCGCACTGCCCCTTCGTCGCCGCCGTGAGCCCCAAGTTCTTCGGCTGCGAGAAGGTCGAGGAGATGGAGGCCATCAAGGACCTGGAGGGCGCGCTCGCCCACCCGCGCTACGGCAAGTGGAACGAGCTGCGCGACAGCGAGGAGGCCGCGTACCTGGGCCTGACCTTCCCCCGCTACGTGCTGCGCCTGCCCTGGCACCCGGACAAGAACCCCTGCGACGACCTCCACTTCACGGAGAACGCGCAGGGTGACTCCAGCAAGTACCTGTGGGGCAACTCGTCCGTCCTCTTCGCCCGCAACATGGTGAAGGCGTTCGAGAACTCCGGCTGGTGCCAGTCCATCCGCGGCCCCAAGGGCGGCGGCCTCATCACCGGCCTGCCCGTGGACACGTTCTTCCTGCGCGGCCAGGAGGAGCTCAAGGCCCCGGTGGAGATCGCCATCCCGGACTACCGCGAGTTCGAGTTCGCGCGCTGCGGCTTCATGCCGCTCGTGTACCGCAAGGGCACCAGCGAGGCGACGTTCTTCAGCACCCAGTCCGCCAAGGTCTCCAAGCGGTTCAAGGACCCGAAGGACTCGGAGAACTCGCAGCTCGTCACGAACATGGCGTACACGTTCTCCATCACCCGCCTGGCGCACTACGTGAAGTGCATCATGCGCGACAACATCGGCTCCACGGCCGATGCGCCCTACATCCAGCGGCAGATCGACGCGTGGCTCGCCGGCTACGTCACCACGGTGGCCAGCCCCGACGACATGACGGTGCGCCGCTTCCCGTTCAAGGCCACCAACGTGATGGTGGAGCAGCGCACCGGAGAGATCGGCTGGTACGACTGCAAGGTCGCCGTGCTGCCGCACATCCAGTTCGAGGGCCTCAACGTGGAGCTCATGCTGGAGTCCCGGCTCGGCTGA
- a CDS encoding DUF4280 domain-containing protein, with protein sequence MGAQVVMGAMLQCSFGVAPSSLVVLPTNKVMGPTPAANILDSKPLVNILPFGMCQSLANPMVAAATAAALGVLTPMPCIPATAAPWVPGCPKLMLGNAPALESNSKLMCSYGGVIQVVSPGQVKVIDG encoded by the coding sequence ATGGGTGCCCAGGTCGTCATGGGAGCGATGCTGCAATGCAGCTTCGGCGTCGCCCCCTCGTCGCTGGTGGTGCTGCCCACCAACAAGGTGATGGGGCCGACGCCCGCGGCGAACATCCTCGACAGCAAGCCCCTGGTGAACATCCTGCCCTTCGGGATGTGCCAGTCGCTGGCCAACCCCATGGTGGCGGCGGCGACGGCGGCGGCCCTGGGCGTGCTCACCCCCATGCCCTGCATCCCCGCCACCGCGGCGCCGTGGGTGCCCGGCTGCCCGAAGCTGATGCTCGGCAACGCGCCCGCGCTGGAGAGCAACTCGAAGCTGATGTGCTCCTACGGCGGCGTCATCCAGGTCGTCTCCCCCGGACAGGTGAAGGTCATCGATGGCTGA
- the tssB gene encoding type VI secretion system contractile sheath small subunit, which produces MSIQDQLPKSRITLTYRTTINGEQETVNLPLRLLMLGDFSLGSSEDRKVDLEARKLRSVNGKNLDELMKDMKMSVAFQVPNRINPDVEADLNVELPIDRMKSFHPDEIVNHVPKLKALRLLKKLLLEMQSSIDNQKALRSMVYELFSNKDALKAVLAELKDYESLRLPGKPALSSDATPAAATQPATVSEPATVKA; this is translated from the coding sequence ATGTCAATCCAGGATCAGTTGCCCAAGTCACGAATCACGCTCACGTACCGCACCACCATCAACGGCGAGCAGGAGACGGTGAACCTGCCCCTGCGTCTGCTCATGCTGGGTGATTTCTCGCTCGGCTCTTCCGAGGACCGGAAGGTGGACCTCGAGGCGCGCAAGCTGCGCTCCGTCAACGGCAAGAACCTCGACGAGCTGATGAAGGACATGAAGATGTCCGTGGCCTTCCAGGTGCCCAACCGCATCAACCCGGATGTGGAGGCGGACCTGAACGTCGAGCTGCCCATCGACCGGATGAAGTCCTTCCACCCGGACGAGATCGTCAACCACGTGCCGAAGCTCAAGGCGCTGCGGCTGCTCAAGAAGCTCTTGCTGGAGATGCAGTCGAGCATCGACAACCAGAAGGCGCTGCGCAGCATGGTCTACGAGCTGTTCTCCAACAAGGACGCGCTCAAGGCCGTGCTCGCCGAGCTCAAGGACTACGAGTCGCTGCGTCTGCCCGGCAAGCCCGCGCTCTCCTCCGACGCGACGCCCGCCGCCGCCACCCAGCCGGCCACCGTCTCCGAGCCCGCCACCGTGAAGGCGTAA
- the tssK gene encoding type VI secretion system baseplate subunit TssK, translating to MPPFKLARVRWHVGQTLLPEHFEAQEESLEAQVRLQASLSGTPSHGVAAMAWSEPLLAGGSLSIATLTAVTPAGFVVDVPGNAVLPPFSLEGTGRAEATVYLHVLGGSQGATGVRLYAEDSPVLERVMRRLRLSAEPVLDGAIDTLPLAVFRRDTEGVWGLTEDLVPPLLLVGPHPFLSALLVRLDDLLEQARLQLIARLSDSYLRSDRLTNARRALCEVQRLQALRGDMTRHISPHPYVFFDALRDLYFESCCYLEMMPDADLPTYQHDSPGKGLIRWVELLTRALQPESTRATHRSFTARDGQFIFSPLPPEVLESGELYMLVQRKRAGEPLVVDGVKLAGPSRLATVRRMALKGIPFHHVPHPSFPHALGPEIDWYQLVQGEEWQFALRENGLAFYATPALQGAQVSLFWRRA from the coding sequence ATGCCCCCCTTCAAGCTCGCCCGGGTCCGGTGGCACGTCGGTCAGACGCTGCTGCCGGAGCACTTCGAGGCCCAGGAAGAATCACTGGAGGCCCAGGTCCGCCTCCAGGCTTCGCTATCCGGTACGCCCAGTCACGGCGTGGCGGCCATGGCCTGGAGCGAGCCCCTGCTGGCGGGTGGAAGCCTGTCCATTGCCACGTTGACGGCGGTGACCCCCGCCGGCTTCGTGGTGGATGTGCCGGGCAACGCGGTGCTGCCGCCCTTCTCGCTCGAGGGGACCGGCCGCGCCGAGGCCACCGTCTACCTGCATGTGCTGGGGGGCAGCCAGGGCGCGACGGGGGTGCGGCTGTACGCGGAGGATTCGCCGGTGTTGGAGCGGGTCATGCGTCGGCTGCGCCTGTCCGCGGAGCCCGTGCTGGACGGGGCCATCGACACGCTGCCGTTGGCCGTGTTCCGACGGGACACCGAGGGCGTGTGGGGACTGACGGAGGACCTGGTGCCTCCCTTGCTGCTCGTCGGTCCCCACCCGTTCCTCTCGGCCCTGCTCGTCAGGCTGGATGACCTGTTGGAGCAGGCGCGGCTGCAGCTCATCGCGCGCCTGTCCGACAGCTACCTGCGCTCGGACCGGCTCACCAACGCCCGCCGCGCGCTGTGCGAGGTGCAGCGGCTGCAGGCGCTTCGCGGCGACATGACGCGCCACATCTCACCCCACCCGTACGTCTTCTTCGACGCGCTCAGGGACTTGTACTTCGAGTCCTGCTGCTACCTGGAGATGATGCCGGACGCGGACCTGCCCACGTATCAGCACGACAGCCCGGGCAAGGGCCTCATCCGCTGGGTGGAGCTGCTCACGCGCGCGCTCCAGCCGGAGTCCACGCGCGCCACCCATCGCTCGTTCACCGCGCGCGACGGACAGTTCATCTTCTCGCCGCTGCCGCCCGAGGTGCTGGAGAGCGGCGAGCTGTACATGCTGGTGCAGCGCAAGCGGGCCGGAGAGCCCCTGGTCGTGGACGGCGTGAAGCTGGCGGGGCCCTCGCGCCTGGCCACGGTGCGGCGCATGGCCCTCAAGGGCATCCCCTTCCACCACGTCCCGCACCCCTCGTTCCCGCATGCGCTGGGACCCGAGATAGACTGGTACCAGCTCGTGCAGGGCGAGGAGTGGCAGTTCGCGCTGCGCGAGAATGGCCTGGCCTTCTACGCCACCCCGGCGTTGCAGGGAGCCCAGGTGTCCCTCTTCTGGCGCAGGGCGTGA